One part of the Mycobacterium marinum genome encodes these proteins:
- a CDS encoding pyridoxamine 5'-phosphate oxidase family protein: MPDRPVTFLSDDQSWKLLSSAALGRLVTSIAGEPEIFPVNYVVQDRTVLFRTAEGTKLFLAVTSSPVAFEADDHSDTEGWSVIVKGRAQVLRTDAEVQRAERAKLSPWIPTLKLHYVRVIPTGITGRHFKFGPEPDRNDTFA, encoded by the coding sequence ATGCCCGACCGACCAGTCACGTTTCTGTCTGACGATCAAAGCTGGAAGCTGCTGAGCAGCGCGGCGCTGGGGCGGTTGGTCACCAGCATCGCCGGCGAGCCGGAGATCTTCCCGGTCAACTACGTGGTGCAGGATCGCACCGTGCTGTTCCGCACCGCCGAGGGCACCAAACTGTTTCTCGCCGTGACGAGTAGCCCGGTCGCCTTTGAAGCTGACGATCACAGCGATACCGAAGGCTGGAGTGTGATCGTCAAGGGTCGCGCTCAGGTACTGAGAACCGACGCGGAGGTGCAACGAGCAGAGCGCGCCAAACTGTCACCGTGGATCCCGACCTTGAAGTTGCACTACGTGCGGGTGATCCCGACCGGAATCACCGGACGGCACTTCAAGTTCGGCCCGGAGCCAGACCGCAACGACACCTTCGCCTGA
- the smpB gene encoding SsrA-binding protein SmpB, translated as MAAQSKQAKPSGKQGGKKIIATNRKARHNYSIIEVFEAGVALQGTEVKSLREGHASLVDAFATVDDGEVWLRNLHIPEYLHGTWTNHEPRRNRKLLLHRRQIDTLFGKIREGNFALVPLSMYFLDGKVKVELALARGKHAHDKRQDLARRDAQREVIRELGRRAKGMG; from the coding sequence ATGGCAGCGCAGTCGAAGCAGGCGAAACCGTCCGGCAAGCAGGGTGGCAAGAAGATCATCGCCACCAATCGCAAGGCTCGGCACAACTACTCGATCATCGAGGTGTTCGAGGCCGGCGTCGCACTGCAGGGGACCGAGGTGAAGAGCCTGCGGGAGGGGCACGCGTCGCTGGTCGACGCCTTCGCCACCGTCGACGACGGCGAAGTCTGGCTGCGCAACCTGCACATCCCGGAGTACCTGCACGGCACCTGGACCAACCACGAACCGCGGCGCAACCGCAAGCTGCTGTTGCATCGCCGCCAGATCGACACCCTGTTCGGCAAGATTCGCGAAGGCAATTTCGCGCTGGTTCCGCTGTCGATGTATTTCCTCGACGGCAAGGTCAAGGTCGAACTCGCGTTGGCGCGCGGTAAGCACGCCCACGACAAGCGTCAGGACCTGGCCCGGCGTGATGCCCAGCGTGAGGTGATTCGCGAACTGGGTCGCCGGGCCAAGGGCATGGGCTGA
- a CDS encoding Acg family FMN-binding oxidoreductase: MEVLKTAVLLACRAPSVHNSQPWRWVADRDSGSEVVAVHLFADRGRTVPATDHSGRETLISCGAVLDHLGVAMTAAGWQPSITRFPTPDDPNHLAAVDFSPIEEVTETELKRAESILQRRTDRLAFDRPRYWDLFEGVLRNTIDNDIAMLDVLTDEQRPQLVQASHLSAALRRDDLSYHAELDWWTSPFVLTDGVPPLALASDTERQRVDLSRDFPVRSHQDRRPEITSDWSKILVLSTLGDTRADVLRCGEVLSSALLECTMAGMATCTLTHLIESNESRDIVADLIGRRGQPQVVIRAGITPLIEEIPAPTPRRGLDSIFEVRQKPEKG, encoded by the coding sequence ATGGAGGTGCTCAAAACCGCAGTGCTGCTGGCCTGCCGGGCGCCATCCGTACACAACAGCCAACCGTGGCGGTGGGTGGCCGACCGCGATTCCGGTTCCGAGGTCGTGGCTGTTCACCTGTTCGCCGATCGCGGCCGAACCGTTCCCGCCACAGACCATTCCGGCCGGGAAACCCTCATCAGCTGCGGGGCGGTGCTCGACCATCTGGGCGTAGCCATGACGGCGGCGGGCTGGCAACCCAGCATCACCCGCTTCCCCACCCCCGATGACCCCAACCATCTGGCCGCGGTCGACTTCAGCCCCATCGAGGAAGTCACCGAGACCGAACTCAAACGGGCCGAGTCGATCCTGCAACGGCGCACCGATCGACTTGCGTTTGACCGTCCTCGCTACTGGGACCTGTTTGAAGGGGTGCTGAGGAACACCATCGACAACGACATCGCGATGCTCGACGTGCTCACCGACGAACAACGGCCACAACTGGTGCAAGCGTCGCACCTCAGCGCGGCGCTGCGGCGCGATGACTTGTCCTATCATGCCGAACTGGATTGGTGGACTTCACCGTTCGTGCTGACCGATGGCGTGCCACCGCTGGCGCTCGCTTCCGACACCGAGCGCCAGCGGGTAGACCTGAGCCGCGATTTTCCGGTTCGCAGTCACCAGGACCGCCGGCCCGAAATCACCTCGGACTGGTCGAAAATCCTTGTTCTATCCACCCTCGGCGACACTCGGGCCGACGTATTGCGGTGCGGTGAGGTGTTGTCCAGCGCTCTGCTCGAATGCACCATGGCCGGAATGGCAACGTGCACCTTGACGCATCTGATCGAGTCGAACGAAAGTCGCGACATCGTCGCCGACCTGATCGGCCGACGCGGTCAACCGCAAGTCGTGATCCGCGCTGGGATCACTCCGCTGATCGAAGAAATTCCCGCTCCGACGCCGCGGCGAGGACTAGACAGTATTTTTGAAGTTCGCCAGAAGCCCGAGAAAGGTTGA
- the ftsE gene encoding cell division ATP-binding protein FtsE: protein MITLDHVSKQYKSSARPALDDINVKIDKGEFVFLIGPSGSGKSTFMRLLLAAETPTSGDVRVSKFHVNKLRGRNVPKLRQVIGCVFQDFRLLQQKTVYENVAFALEVIGKRADAINRVVPDVLETVGLSGKANRLPHELSGGEQQRVAIARAFVNRPLVLLADEPTGNLDPDTSKDIMDLLERINRTGTTVLMATHDHHIVDSMRQRVVELSLGRLVRDEQRGVYGMDR, encoded by the coding sequence ATGATCACCCTGGACCATGTCAGCAAGCAGTACAAATCGTCGGCGCGCCCGGCGTTGGATGACATCAATGTCAAGATCGACAAGGGTGAGTTCGTCTTCCTGATCGGTCCGTCGGGTTCGGGCAAGTCGACGTTCATGCGGTTGTTGCTGGCGGCGGAGACGCCGACATCCGGAGATGTACGGGTGTCGAAGTTCCACGTCAACAAGCTGCGTGGTCGCAATGTGCCCAAACTGCGGCAGGTGATCGGTTGCGTTTTCCAGGACTTCCGGTTGCTGCAGCAAAAGACGGTGTACGAAAACGTCGCGTTCGCCCTAGAGGTGATCGGCAAGCGTGCGGACGCGATCAATCGGGTGGTGCCCGATGTGCTCGAGACGGTCGGCTTGTCGGGCAAAGCCAACCGCCTGCCGCACGAGCTGTCCGGCGGCGAGCAACAGCGGGTCGCGATCGCCCGCGCCTTTGTCAACCGGCCGCTGGTGCTGCTGGCCGACGAGCCCACCGGCAACCTGGACCCAGATACCAGTAAGGACATCATGGATTTGTTGGAGCGAATCAACCGCACCGGGACGACGGTGCTGATGGCAACGCACGACCACCACATCGTTGACTCGATGCGGCAGCGGGTGGTCGAGTTGTCGCTGGGCAGGCTGGTTCGTGATGAACAGCGCGGTGTCTACGGGATGGATCGCTAA
- a CDS encoding FAD-binding oxidoreductase, with translation MRSWWGWGNVEDALTEAETHALVSRVSALLPGHDLSDHQPPDPAALALPAARVSPPESLAGICSSDPIDRAGHARGKAFRDVTRNLLGHLDHVPDLIARPRSERDVVDVLDWCTREQIPAIPYGGGSSVVGGVEPRFDQPAVTVDIGALGAVLEIDKVSRAARIQAGALGPSIEDQLRPHGLTLRHFPQSFGFSSLGGWLATRAGGHFATLYTHIDDLTESMRVVSPAGVGESRRLPGSGAGPSPDRMFLGSEGTLGIITEAWMRLQDRPRWQLTASVEFDDWAGAVTATRAIAQAGLYPANCRLLDPAEAFLNTGTAVSGGLLVLAFESADHPIDPWLDRAVEIAAGYGGTVTARRGRETRQAAAAQIGSDVSQAWRSAFLRMPYQRDALARRSVIAETFETACTWDGFDTLHAAITDAAGAAIERVCGVGLVTCRFTHVYPDGPAPYYGVYAAGRWGSLDAQWDEIKAAVSEAISTTGGTITHHHAVGRDHRPWYDRQRPDPFMAALRAAKTALDPAGILNPGVLLDR, from the coding sequence ATGCGGTCATGGTGGGGTTGGGGCAACGTCGAGGATGCTCTGACCGAGGCGGAGACGCACGCGTTGGTATCGCGCGTATCGGCGTTGCTTCCCGGCCATGACCTTTCCGATCATCAGCCGCCGGACCCGGCCGCGCTCGCGCTGCCCGCGGCCCGGGTCAGTCCGCCGGAATCGCTGGCGGGTATCTGCTCGTCCGATCCGATAGACCGTGCGGGTCATGCGCGCGGCAAGGCTTTTCGTGACGTCACCCGCAACCTGCTGGGCCACCTCGACCATGTTCCCGACCTGATCGCGCGGCCGCGCAGCGAACGCGACGTTGTCGATGTGCTGGATTGGTGTACCCGAGAACAGATTCCGGCGATCCCATACGGTGGTGGCAGCTCGGTGGTCGGCGGTGTCGAGCCGCGCTTCGACCAGCCCGCGGTCACGGTGGACATCGGTGCGCTGGGTGCGGTGCTCGAGATCGACAAGGTGAGTCGGGCGGCACGGATCCAGGCGGGCGCGCTGGGGCCCTCGATCGAAGATCAGCTCCGCCCGCACGGTCTCACGTTGCGCCATTTCCCGCAGTCCTTCGGATTCTCCAGCCTGGGCGGCTGGCTTGCCACTCGCGCGGGCGGGCACTTCGCGACGCTCTACACCCACATCGACGACTTGACCGAATCCATGCGGGTGGTCAGTCCGGCGGGAGTCGGCGAGTCGCGGCGGCTGCCGGGCTCGGGTGCGGGGCCCTCTCCGGACCGGATGTTCCTCGGTTCCGAGGGCACCCTGGGCATCATCACCGAGGCGTGGATGCGGTTGCAGGACCGCCCGCGATGGCAGCTCACCGCATCGGTGGAGTTCGACGATTGGGCGGGGGCGGTCACCGCGACCCGCGCCATCGCGCAAGCGGGCCTCTATCCGGCGAACTGCCGGCTGCTGGATCCTGCCGAGGCGTTCCTCAACACCGGTACCGCGGTCAGCGGCGGCCTGCTGGTGCTGGCTTTTGAATCGGCCGATCATCCCATCGACCCGTGGCTGGACCGGGCGGTGGAGATAGCCGCCGGCTACGGCGGCACCGTGACCGCACGGCGTGGACGCGAAACCCGCCAAGCCGCCGCGGCGCAGATTGGCTCTGACGTCTCTCAGGCATGGCGTTCGGCGTTCCTGCGGATGCCCTACCAGCGCGACGCTCTGGCCCGGCGCAGTGTGATCGCGGAAACCTTCGAAACCGCATGCACCTGGGACGGATTCGACACCCTGCACGCCGCCATCACCGACGCGGCCGGCGCGGCGATCGAGCGGGTCTGTGGCGTCGGGTTGGTGACCTGCCGCTTCACCCACGTCTATCCGGATGGTCCGGCCCCCTATTACGGCGTCTACGCGGCGGGGCGCTGGGGATCCCTGGATGCGCAATGGGACGAGATCAAGGCGGCCGTTTCGGAAGCGATCAGCACGACCGGCGGCACCATCACCCACCACCACGCCGTCGGCCGCGATCACCGGCCCTGGTATGACCGGCAGCGCCCCGATCCCTTTATGGCGGCGTTGCGCGCGGCCAAGACCGCACTGGACCCGGCCGGGATTCTCAACCCCGGGGTGCTTCTCGACCGTTGA
- the ftsX gene encoding permease-like cell division protein FtsX, with protein sequence MRFGFLLNEVLTGLRRNVTMTVAMILTTAISIGLFGGGLLVVRLAENSRAIYLDRVETQVFLTDDVSANDPNCDSDPCKALREKIEKRKDVKAVRFLNRAQAYDDAIRKFPQYKDVAGKDSFPASFIVKLENPEQHKDFDSAMQGQPGVLSVLNQKDLIDRLFAVLDGLSNAAFAVALVQAVGAILLIANMVQVAAYTRRTEIGIMRLVGASRWYTQLPFLMEAMLAATLGVVIAIGGLIFVRAMFLENALNQFYQANLIARIDYADIFFISPALLALGVAMAGATAYVTLRLYVRR encoded by the coding sequence GTGCGCTTCGGCTTCCTGCTCAACGAGGTCCTGACCGGACTTCGTCGCAATGTCACCATGACGGTCGCCATGATCTTGACGACCGCCATCTCGATCGGCCTGTTCGGCGGTGGTCTGCTGGTGGTCCGCCTGGCGGAGAACTCGCGTGCCATCTATCTGGACCGCGTCGAAACCCAGGTGTTCCTCACCGACGACGTATCGGCCAACGATCCCAACTGCGATTCCGACCCGTGCAAGGCGTTGCGCGAGAAGATCGAAAAGCGCAAAGACGTCAAAGCGGTGCGATTCCTCAACCGCGCGCAGGCCTACGACGATGCCATCCGCAAGTTTCCGCAGTACAAGGACGTTGCGGGCAAGGATTCATTCCCGGCATCGTTCATCGTGAAGCTGGAGAACCCGGAGCAGCACAAGGACTTCGACTCCGCCATGCAGGGCCAGCCCGGGGTGCTCTCGGTGCTCAACCAGAAGGATCTGATCGACCGGTTGTTCGCGGTGCTGGATGGCTTGAGTAACGCCGCGTTTGCCGTGGCATTGGTCCAGGCCGTCGGTGCGATCTTGCTGATCGCCAACATGGTCCAAGTCGCCGCGTATACGCGGCGCACCGAAATCGGCATCATGCGATTGGTGGGGGCCAGCCGCTGGTATACCCAGCTGCCGTTCCTGATGGAGGCGATGCTGGCCGCGACGCTCGGGGTCGTCATCGCCATCGGCGGCCTGATATTCGTGCGGGCGATGTTCCTGGAAAACGCGTTGAACCAGTTCTACCAGGCCAATTTGATCGCCCGTATCGACTATGCCGACATCTTCTTCATCTCCCCGGCCCTATTGGCGCTGGGCGTTGCGATGGCCGGGGCCACGGCGTACGTGACGTTACGGCTATACGTGCGGCGGTAG
- the prfB gene encoding peptide chain release factor 2 has translation MEPDRQAEIAALDSALTTVERVLDVEGLRSRIEKLEHEASDPKLWDDQTRAQRVTSELSHTQGELRRVEELRRRLEDLPVLYELAAEEEGAAAGEALAEADAEFKALRADIEATEVRTLLSGEYDEREALLTIRSGAGGVDAADWAEMLMRMYVRWAEQHKYPVEVFDTSYAEEAGIKSATFAVHAPFAYGTLSVEQGTHRLVRISPFDNQSRRQTSFAEVEVLPVVETTDHIDIPEGDVRVDVYRSSGPGGQSVNTTDSAVRLTHIPTGIVVTCQNEKSQLQNKVAAMRVLQAKLLERKRIEERAELDALKGDGGSSWGNQMRSYVLHPYQMVKDLRTEYEVGNPATVLDGDIDGFLEAGIRWRNRKDDD, from the coding sequence GTGGAACCCGACCGTCAAGCCGAGATCGCTGCCCTTGACTCCGCCCTGACCACGGTGGAGCGGGTGCTCGACGTCGAAGGTCTGCGCAGTCGCATCGAGAAGCTCGAGCACGAGGCGTCCGACCCGAAGCTCTGGGACGACCAAACCCGAGCCCAGCGTGTGACCAGTGAGTTGTCTCACACCCAGGGGGAGTTGCGGCGGGTCGAGGAGCTGCGAAGGCGTCTCGAGGACCTGCCGGTGCTCTACGAGCTCGCCGCCGAGGAAGAGGGTGCCGCGGCCGGAGAAGCGCTGGCCGAGGCGGACGCCGAATTCAAGGCGTTGCGTGCCGACATCGAGGCCACCGAGGTGCGCACGCTGCTTTCCGGCGAGTACGACGAGCGTGAGGCGCTGCTCACCATTCGCTCTGGCGCAGGGGGAGTCGACGCCGCGGACTGGGCCGAAATGTTGATGCGGATGTATGTCCGGTGGGCCGAGCAGCACAAGTACCCCGTTGAGGTATTCGACACCTCCTACGCCGAGGAAGCCGGGATCAAAAGCGCCACGTTCGCCGTGCACGCGCCGTTTGCCTACGGCACGCTGTCGGTCGAGCAGGGCACCCACCGGCTGGTGCGGATCAGCCCGTTCGACAATCAGAGCCGCAGACAGACGTCGTTCGCCGAGGTCGAAGTGCTGCCGGTGGTGGAGACCACCGATCACATCGACATCCCCGAAGGCGATGTGCGGGTCGATGTCTACCGGTCCAGCGGGCCGGGCGGGCAGTCGGTGAACACCACCGACTCGGCGGTTCGACTGACCCACATCCCGACCGGCATCGTGGTCACCTGCCAGAACGAGAAGTCGCAGCTGCAGAACAAGGTGGCGGCGATGCGGGTCCTTCAGGCAAAGTTGTTGGAGCGCAAGCGTATAGAAGAACGCGCTGAGCTCGACGCATTGAAAGGCGACGGCGGTAGCTCGTGGGGCAACCAAATGCGCTCCTACGTGCTGCACCCCTACCAGATGGTCAAGGATCTGCGAACCGAGTACGAGGTTGGTAATCCGGCGACCGTGCTAGATGGAGACATTGACGGATTCCTGGAAGCGGGGATCCGGTGGCGCAACCGAAAAGATGACGACTAA
- a CDS encoding FAD-dependent oxidoreductase, with the protein MPQNQRPYHVAVVGSGPSGFFAAASLLKAADSSDEIEVAVDILEMLPTPWGLVRSGVAPDHPKIKSISKQFEKTAEDPRVRFFGNVVVGEHVTTAELTERYDAVIYAIGAQSDKPLNIPGENLPGSVAAVDFVGWYNAHPNFEHSTPDLSGRRAVVIGNGNVAIDVARILVTDPEVLALTDIADHALDSLRPRGVEEVVIIGRRGPLQAAFTTLELRELGELEGVDVVVDPAQLEGISDADAEAAGKGIKQNIKVLRGYTERAPRPGHRRIVFKFMTSPVEIKGTDRVEQIVLGHNELVTDEDGWVSAKDTGEREELPVQLVVRSVGYRGVPTPGLPFDQKRGIIPNTAGRVQGSSNEYVVGWIKRGPTGVIGTNKKDSQDTVDTLMADLTAAELNTFPSSHTADLADWLSSRQPELVTAEHWKSIDHFERAAGEALGRPRVKLPNVTEMLRIGHA; encoded by the coding sequence ATGCCGCAAAACCAACGTCCGTACCACGTCGCCGTCGTCGGTTCCGGGCCATCGGGGTTCTTCGCCGCAGCGTCACTGCTGAAGGCAGCCGACTCCTCCGACGAGATCGAGGTGGCCGTCGACATACTCGAGATGCTGCCGACCCCGTGGGGACTGGTGCGTTCCGGCGTCGCCCCCGACCACCCCAAGATCAAGTCGATCAGCAAACAGTTCGAGAAGACCGCCGAAGACCCTCGCGTCCGATTTTTCGGCAACGTGGTGGTGGGCGAACACGTCACCACCGCCGAGCTGACCGAACGCTATGACGCCGTCATCTACGCCATCGGGGCCCAATCCGACAAGCCGCTCAACATCCCCGGGGAGAACCTGCCCGGCAGCGTGGCCGCCGTCGATTTCGTCGGCTGGTACAACGCGCATCCGAACTTCGAACACTCGACACCGGATCTGTCGGGCCGTCGCGCCGTCGTCATCGGCAACGGCAACGTCGCGATCGACGTAGCCAGGATCCTGGTCACCGATCCCGAAGTGTTGGCGCTCACCGACATCGCCGACCACGCACTGGACTCACTGCGCCCGCGCGGGGTCGAGGAAGTGGTGATCATCGGTCGGCGCGGGCCGCTGCAGGCCGCATTCACGACTCTGGAGTTGCGCGAGCTCGGTGAGCTCGAAGGGGTCGACGTGGTGGTTGACCCGGCTCAGCTGGAGGGCATCAGCGACGCGGATGCGGAGGCGGCCGGCAAGGGGATCAAGCAGAACATCAAGGTGTTGCGCGGCTATACCGAGCGCGCACCACGTCCGGGCCACCGCCGAATCGTGTTCAAGTTCATGACTTCGCCGGTCGAAATCAAAGGCACCGACCGGGTGGAGCAGATCGTGCTCGGTCACAACGAACTCGTTACCGATGAGGACGGGTGGGTGTCGGCCAAGGACACCGGAGAGCGAGAGGAACTGCCGGTTCAGCTGGTCGTGCGATCGGTTGGCTACCGCGGGGTCCCCACTCCCGGGCTGCCGTTTGACCAGAAACGCGGGATCATCCCCAACACCGCCGGCCGGGTGCAAGGCAGCAGCAACGAGTACGTCGTGGGCTGGATCAAGCGCGGACCGACCGGGGTGATCGGGACCAACAAGAAAGATTCCCAGGACACCGTCGACACCTTGATGGCCGACCTGACGGCCGCCGAGCTCAACACGTTCCCCAGCAGCCACACCGCCGACCTTGCCGACTGGCTGAGTTCACGCCAGCCGGAGCTGGTCACCGCCGAGCACTGGAAATCCATTGACCACTTCGAACGGGCCGCCGGCGAGGCCCTCGGACGTCCGCGCGTGAAACTGCCGAACGTGACCGAGATGCTGCGCATCGGGCACGCCTGA
- a CDS encoding mechanosensitive ion channel family protein, which translates to MTTNTTAFALATFSPAQYWHDFWRGQIGEWIITRGLRIVMVLIAAVLAARFVTWVAKRVTQRLDLGFTESDALVRSEVSKHRQAVASVISWVSIVLIYVIVLYEIVDILPFPVGSLVGPAAVLGAALGFGAQRLVQDLLAGFFIIVEKQYGFGDLVELSMVGSPENAAGTVEEVTLRVTKLRSSDGEVYTVPNGNIVKSINLSKDWARAVIDIPVPTGADLNRVNEVLHRECQHAREDAILGDLLLDEPTVMGVEKLEMDTVTLRLVARTLPGKQFAAGRQLRVLVIRALTGAGIITPADAQAAVGVMAHPATVSGAADAPAGAEQQR; encoded by the coding sequence ATGACGACTAACACCACAGCTTTTGCCCTGGCAACATTCTCGCCGGCCCAGTATTGGCACGACTTCTGGCGCGGGCAAATCGGCGAATGGATCATCACCCGCGGTCTGCGCATCGTCATGGTGCTGATCGCGGCGGTACTGGCCGCGCGCTTCGTGACCTGGGTTGCCAAGCGAGTGACTCAGCGCCTCGACCTGGGGTTCACCGAAAGCGACGCGCTCGTGCGATCGGAGGTCTCCAAGCACCGCCAGGCGGTGGCGTCGGTGATCTCCTGGGTCTCGATCGTCCTGATTTACGTCATCGTCCTGTACGAGATCGTCGACATTCTGCCGTTTCCGGTCGGGTCGTTGGTAGGGCCGGCCGCGGTGCTGGGCGCGGCGCTGGGCTTCGGCGCCCAGCGCCTGGTCCAGGACCTGCTCGCGGGGTTCTTCATCATCGTCGAGAAGCAATACGGGTTCGGTGACCTGGTGGAGCTCAGCATGGTCGGGTCGCCGGAGAATGCGGCCGGCACGGTGGAGGAGGTCACGCTGCGTGTGACCAAGCTGCGATCCAGCGACGGTGAGGTGTACACCGTTCCCAACGGCAACATCGTCAAGTCGATCAACCTGTCCAAGGACTGGGCGCGCGCGGTCATCGACATCCCGGTCCCGACCGGCGCCGACCTCAACCGCGTCAACGAGGTCTTGCACCGGGAATGCCAACATGCGCGCGAAGACGCCATCCTCGGCGACCTGTTGCTGGATGAGCCCACGGTAATGGGCGTGGAGAAACTCGAAATGGACACCGTCACGCTGCGGCTGGTGGCGCGCACGCTGCCCGGAAAGCAGTTCGCGGCGGGCCGGCAGTTGCGGGTGTTGGTGATCCGCGCGCTCACCGGCGCCGGGATCATCACCCCGGCCGACGCCCAGGCCGCGGTGGGGGTCATGGCTCACCCGGCCACCGTCAGTGGGGCAGCGGACGCACCTGCGGGAGCGGAGCAGCAGCGGTAG